The Kitasatospora paranensis genome has a window encoding:
- a CDS encoding formylglycine-generating enzyme family protein yields MEQTAAEAMIAVPAGRVTLSDRRTERRWTVELAPYHLAAFPVTQGLYARVTGARPAAADGDDLPVESVSWWDAVGFCNALSAQDGLVPAYRAHPGGEAVAWDAGADGYRLPTEAEWEHACRAGTDGPRYGPLDEIAWYRGNSEERIHEVGGKEPNAWGFHDMLGNVWDWCWDVYDAETYGTYRVLRGGGWFDEHWSCRASARRRSHPTFRVDDVGFRIARSHAN; encoded by the coding sequence ATGGAGCAGACCGCAGCAGAGGCCATGATCGCTGTCCCGGCGGGCCGGGTGACCTTGTCGGACCGGCGGACCGAACGCCGATGGACGGTGGAGCTCGCGCCGTACCACCTCGCGGCCTTTCCGGTCACCCAGGGGCTGTACGCGCGGGTCACCGGCGCCCGCCCGGCGGCGGCCGACGGGGACGACCTGCCGGTCGAGAGCGTGTCCTGGTGGGACGCGGTCGGGTTCTGCAACGCGCTGTCCGCACAGGACGGGCTGGTGCCCGCCTACCGCGCGCACCCCGGCGGCGAGGCCGTCGCCTGGGACGCCGGGGCCGACGGGTACCGGCTGCCGACCGAGGCCGAGTGGGAGCACGCCTGCCGGGCCGGCACGGACGGCCCGCGGTACGGGCCGCTCGACGAGATCGCCTGGTACCGCGGCAACTCGGAGGAACGGATCCACGAGGTGGGCGGCAAGGAGCCCAACGCCTGGGGGTTCCACGACATGCTCGGGAACGTCTGGGACTGGTGCTGGGACGTCTACGACGCCGAGACGTACGGCACCTACCGGGTGCTGCGCGGGGGCGGCTGGTTCGACGAGCACTGGAGCTGCCGGGCGTCCGCTCGGCGGCGCAGCCACCCGACCTTCCGGGTCGACGACGTGGGCTTCCGCATCGCGCGCTCACACGCGAACTGA
- a CDS encoding C40 family peptidase — protein sequence MAALLAVLAALAVFFSGAQQAHAAPACGVLSSGAAPQAESAVKAACGLIGTPYSWGGGHGSQPGPSYGACDASNGAPNDCHVRGLDCSGMVRYAYYLAVGSDVINGVTTTQWPSSRAVARYYRSDGTAPLLPGDLVFFGNTPSTIHHVAIYLGQGYIAEAPYSGGYVQVAALSSHGDYYGAIRLYGPSGGSTPPPSGGGTYWVDTFANAAVYGSPTSTVSTGTLYQGTNYVFCKAWGREIASGSSFNHWWLKTDPDVGPGGQWVSAFYLSRWGNDVAKDNNGTVIPDC from the coding sequence ATGGCCGCGCTGCTGGCCGTCCTGGCCGCCCTCGCCGTCTTCTTCTCCGGCGCTCAGCAGGCCCACGCCGCGCCCGCCTGCGGCGTCCTCTCCTCGGGTGCGGCCCCGCAGGCCGAATCGGCCGTGAAGGCCGCCTGCGGCCTGATCGGCACCCCGTACTCGTGGGGTGGCGGCCACGGCAGCCAGCCCGGCCCCTCGTACGGGGCCTGCGACGCGTCCAACGGCGCGCCGAACGACTGCCACGTCCGCGGGCTCGACTGCTCCGGCATGGTGCGCTACGCCTACTACCTGGCGGTCGGCTCCGACGTCATCAACGGCGTCACCACCACCCAGTGGCCCTCCTCGCGGGCCGTCGCCCGGTACTACCGGAGCGACGGGACGGCCCCGCTGCTCCCCGGTGACCTGGTCTTCTTCGGGAACACCCCGTCCACCATCCACCACGTGGCCATCTACCTGGGCCAGGGCTACATCGCCGAGGCGCCGTACTCCGGCGGCTACGTCCAGGTCGCCGCACTGTCCTCGCACGGCGACTACTACGGCGCGATCCGCCTCTACGGCCCGTCCGGCGGCTCCACCCCGCCGCCGTCCGGCGGCGGCACGTACTGGGTGGACACGTTCGCGAACGCGGCGGTGTACGGGTCGCCGACCAGCACCGTGAGTACGGGGACGCTGTACCAGGGCACCAACTACGTGTTCTGCAAGGCGTGGGGTCGTGAGATCGCGAGCGGGAGCAGTTTCAACCACTGGTGGTTGAAGACGGATCCGGATGTCGGTCCGGGCGGGCAGTGGGTGTCGGCGTTCTACCTGTCGCGCTGGGGCAACGACGTGGCCAAGGACAACAACGGCACCGTCATCCCCGACTGCTGA
- a CDS encoding amphi-Trp domain-containing protein: MKDLEFEQKRRLSRLEAADQLSALADALRHGGNAELELGPGTLSLRVPDDLRTEIEVEVGDGEIELEIELTWSTGQTG, from the coding sequence GTGAAGGACCTCGAGTTCGAGCAGAAGCGCCGACTCTCCCGCCTGGAGGCCGCCGATCAGCTGTCGGCGCTGGCGGACGCGCTGCGGCACGGCGGCAACGCCGAACTGGAGCTCGGCCCGGGCACGCTGAGCCTGCGCGTTCCCGACGACCTGCGCACCGAGATCGAGGTGGAGGTGGGGGACGGCGAGATCGAGCTGGAGATCGAGCTCACCTGGTCGACCGGACAGACCGGGTAG
- a CDS encoding sigma-70 family RNA polymerase sigma factor: MDESAVLTERFEADRAHLRAVAHRMLGSLAEADDALQEAWLRAARAGTGGVDNLTGWLTTVVARVCLNMLRSRRSRPEEPLEGRAADPDRGAGGDPEEEALHADAVGVALLVVLDRLTPAERLAFVLHDMFAVPFDEIGPMIERSPAAARQLASRARRRVGGGTPDPVADRARHRRLVEAFLAATRGGDFDALLALLDPDVVLHADRAVIPSPEPIVVRGARTVAEGAMAATGRARFTGPALLDGAVGLVMAPGGRLSLVLAFTIADSRITAVDVIAEPERLAGIAVTVLGD, translated from the coding sequence ATGGACGAAAGTGCCGTGCTGACGGAGCGATTCGAGGCGGACCGCGCCCATCTGCGGGCCGTCGCCCACCGGATGCTCGGGTCGCTCGCCGAGGCCGACGACGCCCTCCAGGAGGCCTGGTTGCGGGCGGCCCGGGCCGGCACCGGCGGGGTCGACAACCTGACCGGCTGGCTGACCACCGTGGTCGCCCGGGTGTGCCTGAACATGCTGCGCTCCCGCCGGTCGCGGCCGGAGGAGCCCCTGGAGGGCCGGGCCGCCGACCCGGACCGCGGGGCGGGCGGCGACCCCGAGGAGGAGGCGCTGCACGCGGACGCGGTCGGGGTGGCCCTGCTCGTGGTGCTGGACAGGCTGACGCCCGCCGAACGGCTCGCCTTCGTCCTGCACGACATGTTCGCCGTGCCGTTCGACGAGATCGGCCCCATGATCGAGCGCTCCCCGGCCGCGGCCCGGCAACTGGCCAGCCGGGCCCGCCGCCGGGTCGGCGGCGGAACGCCGGACCCCGTCGCCGATCGCGCCCGCCACCGCCGGCTGGTGGAGGCGTTCCTCGCCGCCACGCGCGGCGGGGACTTCGACGCGCTGCTCGCCCTGCTCGACCCGGACGTCGTGCTGCACGCCGACCGGGCCGTCATCCCCTCGCCCGAGCCGATCGTGGTCCGCGGTGCCCGGACGGTCGCCGAGGGCGCCATGGCCGCCACCGGACGGGCCCGCTTCACCGGCCCGGCGCTGCTGGACGGGGCCGTCGGCCTGGTCATGGCCCCCGGCGGACGGCTGTCGCTGGTGCTCGCCTTCACGATCGCGGACAGCAGGATCACCGCCGTCGACGTGATCGCGGAACCGGAGCGCCTGGCCGGCATCGCCGTCACCGTGCTCGGCGACTGA
- a CDS encoding SDR family oxidoreductase — protein sequence MTTTVLVTGGTGTLGRHVVPLLQEKGCTVRVLSRHDRPSADGVRYVTGDLLKDEGIEPALAGAETVLHLAGGPKGDDVATRHLVRAASRAGIRHLVYISVIAADRVPLGYFRAKLGAERAVAESGLPWTTLRAAQFHDLVLGVARTMARMPVIPVPGGVRLQPVDASEVAARLVDLTLDAPAGAVPDLAGPQVLGMGELLRGYLAVRGTRRPMLPVRVPGGAGRVYRAGENLSPDGAATTGGRTWESFLAERVAGGAR from the coding sequence ATGACGACGACCGTCCTGGTCACCGGTGGCACGGGCACCCTGGGCCGGCACGTGGTGCCGCTGCTGCAGGAGAAGGGCTGCACGGTCCGGGTGCTCAGCCGGCACGACCGCCCGTCCGCGGACGGCGTCCGGTACGTCACCGGCGACCTGCTCAAGGACGAGGGGATCGAACCGGCGCTGGCGGGCGCCGAGACCGTGCTGCACCTCGCCGGCGGTCCGAAGGGCGACGACGTGGCGACCCGGCACCTGGTACGGGCCGCGTCCCGGGCCGGGATCCGGCACCTGGTGTACATCTCGGTGATCGCGGCGGACCGGGTGCCGCTCGGGTACTTCCGCGCCAAGCTGGGCGCCGAACGCGCGGTGGCCGAGTCGGGGCTGCCGTGGACGACGCTGCGGGCCGCCCAGTTCCACGATCTGGTGCTGGGCGTGGCCCGGACGATGGCCAGGATGCCGGTGATACCCGTCCCCGGCGGGGTGCGCCTCCAGCCGGTCGACGCGTCCGAGGTCGCGGCCAGGCTGGTCGACCTCACTCTGGACGCGCCCGCGGGCGCGGTGCCGGACCTGGCCGGCCCGCAGGTCCTCGGGATGGGCGAGCTGCTGCGCGGCTACCTCGCGGTGCGCGGCACCCGGCGGCCGATGCTGCCGGTCCGGGTGCCGGGCGGCGCCGGCCGCGTCTACCGGGCGGGCGAGAACCTGTCGCCGGACGGCGCCGCGACGACGGGCGGCCGGACGTGGGAGTCGTTCCTCGCCGAAAGGGTGGCCGGGGGCGCCCGCTGA
- a CDS encoding SPFH domain-containing protein, producing the protein MYAADDSLQSPLGAVGKVTVPIPADGPGEVLVALRGGSEAFAAWCAGPVAVNTRVVVVDTFSARSVLVEPLPPERGGPASFVNPLQVRWSVMLFWHVPAPNEAMLISGSKRQSQDTQFRIVTGHGSFVLPVKQKARMLSLALQEAEIAEDCVTQQGIRLTVRAVCVFKVGDDAVSIANAARRFLSVQNQMQELVGRIFAGHLRSIIGGLTVEQIIRERSRVAQEVVAGSHGEMEKLGIVVDALQIQEIEDATGYINNLAAPHAAAVASQARIAQAKADQEATEREQQAAALKAEYERDTAIKRAGFLAETEQSRARAAQAGPLAEARATQEVIEEQTSLAQRHVALTAQRLEAEVRRPADAEAYRKRTLAEADRDRVKFEADGSAYTERALAQAQADANTARAASLRDGNQELIAANRIVENLPALADAAARAWQAPT; encoded by the coding sequence ATGTACGCGGCCGATGACTCCCTCCAGAGTCCGCTCGGGGCCGTCGGGAAGGTGACGGTGCCGATCCCGGCGGACGGCCCGGGCGAGGTCCTGGTCGCGCTGCGGGGCGGTTCGGAGGCCTTCGCGGCGTGGTGCGCCGGGCCGGTCGCCGTGAACACCCGGGTGGTCGTCGTCGACACGTTCTCCGCCCGGTCGGTGCTCGTCGAGCCACTGCCCCCTGAACGCGGCGGTCCCGCGTCCTTCGTGAATCCCTTGCAGGTCAGGTGGTCCGTCATGTTGTTCTGGCACGTTCCCGCGCCCAACGAGGCGATGCTCATCTCCGGTTCGAAGCGGCAGTCGCAGGACACCCAGTTCCGGATCGTCACGGGCCACGGGAGCTTCGTCCTCCCGGTGAAGCAGAAGGCCCGCATGCTGTCCCTCGCCCTCCAGGAGGCCGAGATCGCCGAGGACTGCGTCACCCAGCAGGGCATCCGGCTCACCGTCCGGGCCGTCTGCGTCTTCAAGGTCGGCGACGACGCGGTGTCGATCGCCAACGCCGCCCGGCGCTTCCTGTCCGTGCAGAACCAGATGCAGGAGCTCGTCGGCCGGATCTTCGCCGGCCACCTGCGCTCCATCATCGGCGGGCTGACGGTGGAGCAGATCATCCGGGAGCGCAGCCGGGTCGCCCAGGAGGTCGTGGCGGGCAGCCACGGCGAGATGGAGAAGCTCGGCATCGTGGTGGACGCCCTGCAGATCCAGGAGATCGAGGACGCCACCGGCTACATCAACAACCTCGCCGCGCCGCACGCGGCCGCGGTGGCCAGCCAGGCCCGGATCGCCCAGGCCAAGGCCGACCAGGAGGCGACCGAGCGCGAGCAGCAGGCCGCCGCGCTCAAAGCCGAGTACGAGCGGGACACCGCGATCAAGCGGGCCGGCTTCCTCGCGGAGACCGAGCAGTCCAGGGCGCGCGCCGCCCAGGCCGGACCGCTCGCCGAGGCCCGGGCCACGCAGGAGGTCATCGAGGAGCAGACCTCGCTCGCCCAGCGCCATGTGGCGCTCACGGCGCAGCGGCTGGAGGCGGAGGTGCGACGCCCCGCCGACGCGGAGGCCTACCGGAAGCGCACGCTGGCCGAGGCCGACCGCGACCGGGTGAAGTTCGAGGCCGACGGCAGTGCCTACACCGAACGGGCCCTGGCCCAGGCCCAGGCGGACGCCAACACCGCCCGGGCGGCGTCGCTGCGGGACGGCAACCAGGAGCTGATCGCGGCCAACCGCATCGTGGAGAACCTGCCCGCGCTCGCCGACGCGGCGGCCCGGGCCTGGCAGGCGCCGACCTGA
- a CDS encoding NUDIX hydrolase yields MAETGPDHRHLNGHAVSRLSAAVIVHDTAADRILALHYAQRPWSPSAAWTVPGGKVDPGERVDLAAARELHEETGLLVRPEDLRLVHTVQVEQGWDGNGGFVLFVFAATAWSGTLLNVEPGKHIDVRWAPAQDLPGPMFPSARLALDAYLAGGPAFSANGWSASDRREPVEP; encoded by the coding sequence ATGGCCGAGACCGGACCGGACCACCGACACCTGAACGGGCACGCCGTGAGCCGTCTCTCGGCGGCCGTCATCGTGCACGACACGGCCGCCGACCGGATCCTCGCCCTGCACTACGCACAGCGCCCGTGGAGCCCCTCGGCCGCCTGGACCGTCCCCGGCGGGAAGGTCGATCCGGGCGAGCGGGTCGACCTGGCCGCGGCCCGCGAGCTGCACGAGGAGACGGGCCTGCTCGTCCGGCCCGAGGACCTGCGCCTGGTGCACACCGTCCAGGTCGAACAGGGGTGGGACGGCAACGGCGGATTCGTCCTGTTCGTGTTCGCCGCCACGGCCTGGTCCGGCACCCTCCTGAACGTCGAACCGGGCAAGCACATCGACGTGCGATGGGCACCGGCCCAGGACCTGCCGGGCCCGATGTTCCCCTCCGCGCGGCTCGCCCTGGACGCCTACCTGGCCGGCGGTCCCGCCTTCTCCGCCAACGGCTGGAGCGCCTCCGACCGACGCGAACCCGTCGAGCCCTGA